Proteins from a genomic interval of Paenibacillus sp. FSL H8-0048:
- a CDS encoding Gfo/Idh/MocA family protein, with amino-acid sequence MSKVYRVGVIGCGGIANGKHLPALSRQDKVQVVAFCDIIKERAEAAAEQYGGADAAVYTDYEELLKDASIDIVHVLTPNDAHAEISIAALEAGKHVMCEKPMAKTAADAKRMAEAAKRTGKKLTIGYDNRFRQDSLYLKKVCEAGELGHIYYAKAHAIRRRAVPTWGVFLDEEKQGGGPLIDIGTHALDLTLWMMDNYKPKVVLGTKYHELSQKEDAANAWGPWDPKKFTVEDSAFGMIVMENGATITLEASWALNSLNVDEAKCSLSGTEAGADMKNGLRINGEKHSKLYTNEIELGAGGVAFYEGKEEKSTDIELRKWIEAIEQDKDPVVTPEQAYVVSRILEAIYESAQTGKAVYLD; translated from the coding sequence ATGAGCAAAGTGTATCGTGTTGGTGTAATCGGCTGTGGAGGGATTGCGAACGGGAAGCATCTGCCTGCTTTAAGCAGACAGGATAAGGTTCAAGTGGTAGCCTTTTGCGATATTATCAAGGAACGGGCTGAAGCGGCTGCTGAACAATACGGCGGTGCAGATGCTGCTGTCTATACGGACTATGAGGAATTATTGAAGGATGCCTCCATTGACATTGTTCATGTGCTTACTCCCAATGACGCGCATGCGGAAATATCCATTGCGGCCTTAGAAGCGGGCAAGCATGTGATGTGTGAGAAGCCCATGGCCAAGACAGCGGCGGACGCCAAACGTATGGCTGAAGCAGCGAAGCGTACAGGAAAGAAGCTGACTATAGGGTATGACAACCGGTTCCGGCAAGACAGCTTATATCTGAAAAAAGTCTGTGAAGCAGGCGAGCTCGGCCATATCTATTATGCGAAAGCACATGCCATCCGGCGCAGAGCCGTCCCTACCTGGGGGGTATTCCTGGATGAGGAGAAGCAGGGAGGCGGTCCGCTGATTGATATTGGAACCCATGCGCTGGATCTGACGCTCTGGATGATGGACAACTACAAACCGAAGGTTGTACTAGGGACCAAGTACCACGAGCTCTCCCAAAAAGAAGATGCCGCCAATGCCTGGGGACCCTGGGACCCGAAAAAATTCACCGTGGAAGACTCGGCCTTCGGGATGATTGTGATGGAGAACGGCGCAACGATTACGCTGGAGGCGAGCTGGGCGCTGAATTCGCTGAATGTGGATGAAGCCAAGTGCAGCTTAAGCGGAACCGAAGCGGGTGCGGACATGAAGAACGGTCTCCGGATTAACGGAGAGAAGCATAGCAAGCTATACACGAATGAAATTGAGCTTGGTGCCGGAGGAGTAGCCTTTTATGAAGGCAAAGAAGAGAAATCTACGGATATCGAATTAAGAAAGTGGATCGAAGCGATCGAACAGGATAAAGATCCGGTCGTCACTCCTGAGCAGGCTTATGTAGTCTCCCGGATTCTGGAGGCCATCTATGAATCGGCCCAGACGGGGAAGGCGGTATATTTGGACTAG
- a CDS encoding helix-turn-helix domain-containing protein, with translation MSPFPFEIMFEKMDLLERLDISILWGHYEISVLRFHLTSFPPGRVIDFHNHAEFEFHFIPRGKGTVILGDQQYPLSEGMLYLTGPGVMHRQEADAEESMEELCLHVHIAEKQRDDADPWEVAEAEECVEKLRKLPLIPAQDYHRAMKCFLEAYEACDGKLAGYYTSIKHLVISILLKVTRAYDTGGMGAAAPVRDMVTYRYQYAVQYMEANYSAAVTLENVAEKLNISARQLQRIFKQIDPDQTFSRILEEIRLKAVCSKLEASSLSIEHIAESEGFTTATYLHSVFRKRLGMTPAAYRKARKINQQ, from the coding sequence ATGAGCCCTTTTCCCTTCGAGATTATGTTTGAGAAAATGGATCTGCTGGAAAGATTGGATATTTCTATCCTGTGGGGACATTATGAAATTTCTGTTCTCCGGTTTCATTTGACCTCTTTCCCGCCGGGGAGGGTCATTGATTTCCATAACCATGCTGAATTTGAATTTCATTTCATACCACGGGGCAAGGGAACGGTCATTCTTGGCGATCAGCAGTATCCTCTATCGGAGGGAATGCTCTATTTGACCGGACCGGGCGTGATGCACCGTCAGGAAGCGGATGCGGAAGAGTCGATGGAGGAGCTATGTCTGCATGTCCATATTGCGGAGAAGCAGAGAGACGATGCAGACCCGTGGGAGGTTGCGGAAGCGGAGGAATGTGTGGAGAAGCTGAGGAAGCTGCCGCTTATCCCTGCGCAGGATTATCACAGGGCGATGAAGTGTTTTCTGGAAGCTTATGAGGCCTGTGACGGCAAGCTTGCGGGATATTACACCTCGATCAAGCATCTAGTGATTAGTATCTTGCTCAAGGTGACCAGAGCGTATGATACAGGCGGGATGGGAGCCGCGGCACCCGTGCGGGATATGGTGACCTACCGCTACCAATATGCTGTTCAATATATGGAAGCGAATTATTCAGCAGCCGTGACGCTGGAGAATGTTGCGGAGAAGCTGAATATCAGCGCCAGACAGCTGCAGCGGATATTTAAGCAGATCGATCCGGATCAGACCTTCAGCCGGATTCTTGAGGAGATCCGATTGAAGGCTGTGTGCAGCAAGCTTGAAGCCAGCAGCCTGTCAATCGAACATATCGCGGAGTCCGAAGGGTTCACCACTGCGACCTATCTGCATTCAGTATTCCGCAAGCGGCTGGGCATGACCCCTGCTGCATACCGTAAGGCCCGAAAAATAAATCAACAGTGA